In one Aromatoleum aromaticum EbN1 genomic region, the following are encoded:
- a CDS encoding response regulator transcription factor produces MRILVIEDNRDILVNVLDYLQLKGYIVDCAQDGLSGLHLAVTEQYDLIVLDIMLPGVDGYQVCKRLREDAGRDTPIIMLTARDALDDRLRGLNAGADDYLIKPFALSELVARIEAILRRSQGSRTRLLQVGDLSLDVDTLQATRGGRALKLNPIGLKLLEILMRRSPAVVRRDTLEEALWGENLPESDSLRSHIHQLRQVLDKPFAKPLLHTIHSVGYRLSERSDAV; encoded by the coding sequence ATGCGCATTCTCGTTATCGAAGACAATCGTGACATTCTCGTCAACGTGCTCGACTATCTGCAGCTCAAGGGCTACATCGTCGACTGTGCCCAGGACGGGTTGAGCGGTTTGCACCTGGCGGTGACCGAGCAGTACGACTTGATCGTCCTGGACATCATGCTGCCGGGTGTCGACGGCTATCAGGTGTGCAAGCGTCTTCGCGAGGATGCGGGGCGTGACACGCCCATCATCATGCTCACGGCGAGGGATGCCCTGGATGATCGTTTGCGGGGCCTGAATGCCGGGGCTGACGACTACTTGATCAAACCCTTCGCTCTGTCGGAACTGGTTGCACGCATCGAGGCAATCCTTCGGCGAAGCCAGGGGAGCCGCACGCGACTTCTACAGGTCGGTGATCTTTCCCTTGACGTGGATACGCTGCAGGCCACCCGTGGCGGGCGGGCGCTCAAGCTCAACCCGATCGGCTTGAAGCTGCTCGAAATCCTCATGCGAAGAAGCCCGGCTGTGGTTCGTCGAGATACGCTCGAGGAAGCCCTATGGGGGGAGAACCTGCCGGAAAGCGACAGTCTGCGCAGCCATATCCATCAGCTGCGCCAAGTCCTCGACAAACCTTTCGCAAAGCCGCTGCTGCATACCATTCACAGCGTTGGTTATCGCCTGTCGGAGAGATCCGATGCTGTCTAA